A portion of the Phormidium ambiguum IAM M-71 genome contains these proteins:
- a CDS encoding peptidoglycan-binding domain-containing protein has protein sequence MATKLLKSNLLSIGVISAISAASLLFGGIEAKAQTTDSNQMNQMDQNRLNQSPTQPNQNNSTPASPVEPSTVQPSDNISPSTNSVPSNPSTNTTSPITQYSPTQAPLLRVGSQGQAVKDVQAFLNQQGLYPNAPDGIYGAQTRAAVRQFQQSQNLLVDGIIGPQTWGAMLNSGEVSNSGQAQ, from the coding sequence ATGGCTACTAAACTGTTGAAATCAAATCTTTTGTCAATTGGTGTAATTTCCGCTATTTCTGCGGCTAGTCTTTTATTCGGTGGAATAGAAGCGAAGGCACAAACTACTGATTCTAATCAAATGAATCAGATGGATCAAAATCGACTGAATCAGTCACCAACTCAGCCAAATCAAAATAATTCAACACCCGCTTCTCCTGTAGAGCCTTCAACAGTTCAACCATCTGATAATATCTCTCCTTCGACAAATTCTGTACCTTCTAACCCTTCAACAAATACCACATCTCCTATTACTCAATATTCTCCAACTCAGGCTCCTCTTTTGAGAGTAGGTAGTCAAGGTCAGGCTGTTAAAGATGTGCAAGCTTTCTTAAATCAACAAGGCTTGTATCCTAATGCACCCGATGGCATTTACGGGGCTCAAACGAGAGCGGCTGTAAGACAATTCCAACAATCACAAAACTTGCTGGTTGATGGCATTATTGGCCCACAAACTTGGGGTGCCATGTTGAACAGTGGAGAAGTAAGTAATAGTGGTCAAGCTCAGTAA
- a CDS encoding tetratricopeptide repeat protein, translating into MIRLSTFGEVIGSHNKALECRPDDYRSWYRRGNKLRIMGKYYDAVASYEKAIERQPGDYRAWYQRGNALDDLGRYEEAIASYNEALNLYAKDYWVWYWRGHSLRKVHRLVEALDSYNHALELKPNDYWSLYNRGHVLRELHRFDEAIASYEQAMKIRENDYWCWYWRGDCLRHLGRDKEAIASFNKALKVKRNDFWSWLRRGDALRCLGRYESAIASYNKALEVQPNDPDALYYKACCCAKLRKVELAIESLERAIDLYSRKYLKLAQSDAYFDPIRGYQEFEALLQ; encoded by the coding sequence ATGATTCGCTTAAGCACATTTGGAGAGGTTATTGGTAGTCATAATAAAGCTTTAGAATGCAGACCAGATGACTATCGCTCATGGTATAGGCGAGGTAATAAGTTACGGATTATGGGCAAATATTATGATGCAGTTGCTAGCTATGAAAAGGCTATAGAGCGGCAACCGGGAGATTATCGAGCATGGTATCAAAGAGGAAATGCTTTAGATGATTTAGGTCGCTATGAAGAGGCGATCGCTTCTTATAATGAAGCGTTGAATTTGTATGCAAAGGATTACTGGGTTTGGTATTGGCGGGGTCATTCATTAAGAAAAGTACACCGTTTGGTAGAGGCTTTAGATTCCTATAACCATGCTTTAGAATTGAAACCAAATGATTATTGGTCTTTGTATAATCGCGGTCATGTTTTGCGAGAATTGCATCGTTTTGATGAGGCGATCGCATCTTATGAGCAAGCGATGAAAATCAGGGAAAATGATTATTGGTGTTGGTATTGGCGGGGTGATTGTTTACGTCATTTAGGGCGCGATAAAGAGGCAATCGCTAGTTTTAATAAAGCGTTAAAAGTAAAACGCAATGATTTTTGGTCTTGGTTGCGTCGGGGAGATGCGTTACGTTGTTTAGGAAGATACGAAAGTGCGATCGCTAGTTACAATAAAGCGTTAGAAGTGCAACCGAATGATCCTGATGCGTTGTATTATAAAGCTTGTTGTTGTGCCAAATTAAGAAAGGTTGAGTTAGCAATAGAGAGTTTGGAAAGAGCGATCGATCTTTACTCAAGAAAATATCTTAAACTAGCTCAAAGTGATGCTTATTTTGACCCAATTCGCGGTTATCAAGAATTTGAAGCTTTGCTTCAGTAA